A window of the Paraburkholderia sp. ZP32-5 genome harbors these coding sequences:
- a CDS encoding DUF3303 domain-containing protein has protein sequence MLFLVISTPRAEHPSTLVGDRTRYWDWMRPLLNDGLARSVHARVGRGAVALFDVPSNEVLHRLLNEWADIIAAHFDVYPLLDEDTAKAFLRTQ, from the coding sequence ATGTTATTTCTGGTGATCAGCACACCGCGTGCCGAACATCCGTCGACGCTCGTCGGCGACCGGACCCGTTACTGGGACTGGATGCGTCCGTTGCTGAACGACGGACTCGCGCGCTCGGTCCATGCGCGCGTCGGACGCGGCGCGGTGGCGCTATTCGACGTGCCGTCGAACGAAGTACTGCATCGGCTGTTGAACGAATGGGCGGACATCATTGCCGCGCATTTCGACGTTTATCCATTGCTCGACGAGGACACGGCGAAAGCGTTCCTGCGTACGCAGTAA
- a CDS encoding class II aldolase/adducin family protein — MNYDIDFPSLRDEVSAQEWQTRVTLAACYRLLDRFGMTDLIYNHITAKIPGTDDHLLINLYGMTYREITASSLVKIDLDGNILAKPPTDYGINKSGYVIHGAIHAARPDVNCVIHTHTRAGMAVAAMKQGLLPLTQTGIRFVGHLGYHDYEGPAIDLAEQQRLVRDLGPHNAMVLRSHGLLTCGPSVPQAFNTMYQLEMACRAQVDAMSGGADLNIPSDETLARTAHLYQPGTRRPYGELEWPAMLRLLRAGIVAGGADDFAR, encoded by the coding sequence ATGAACTACGATATCGATTTCCCGTCCTTGCGCGACGAAGTCAGCGCGCAGGAATGGCAAACCCGCGTAACGCTCGCGGCGTGCTACCGGCTGCTGGACCGGTTCGGCATGACCGACCTGATCTACAACCACATCACCGCGAAGATTCCCGGCACCGACGATCATCTGCTGATCAATCTGTACGGAATGACGTACCGCGAAATCACCGCGTCGAGCCTCGTCAAGATCGACCTCGACGGCAATATCCTCGCGAAGCCGCCCACCGATTACGGCATCAACAAGTCCGGCTATGTGATTCACGGCGCGATCCACGCGGCGCGTCCCGACGTGAACTGCGTGATTCACACGCATACCCGCGCGGGCATGGCGGTGGCCGCGATGAAACAGGGGCTGCTGCCGTTGACGCAAACCGGCATTCGCTTCGTCGGCCATCTCGGCTATCACGACTACGAAGGCCCGGCGATCGATCTCGCCGAACAGCAGCGGCTGGTCCGCGACCTTGGCCCGCACAACGCGATGGTGTTGCGCTCGCATGGTCTGTTGACCTGCGGCCCATCGGTGCCGCAGGCATTTAACACGATGTATCAACTGGAGATGGCGTGCCGCGCGCAGGTCGATGCGATGTCCGGCGGCGCCGACTTGAACATCCCATCGGACGAGACGCTGGCGCGCACCGCGCATCTGTATCAGCCGGGCACGCGTCGTCCGTACGGCGAACTCGAATGGCCGGCGATGC